Within Bactrocera oleae isolate idBacOlea1 chromosome 6, idBacOlea1, whole genome shotgun sequence, the genomic segment gaCATTCCCCCGCTCACACCAATGACTTCAGCTACATATGCTATAAGTACTAACATAAATACCTCAACATCAATTGGTGCCCCGACTGGTTTACCGGTGCCGCCACTGGTACCTATGTTACCACCAAAAGCTATAACGCTAACTAACGTTAACACCCCTGCGAATTCAACGGAACGTGGACGCATTTATGTAGCGAACAATCTCATGCAAGCACCTAACGCAGCGGCTATGGGGCAAACACCAGCGGCCAAATCTAACAATACGAAGAGTTTAGACAAACAGCAACCCAAAACACCAATTGCTGTCTCTGTAATGGGTGGAACTTCGGTACGTGGCCGACCGTTTGGTTCGAATCGTACTGGCATAACAAAGCTTCGCAAGCAACCGCCTAACGAAAACGGAGCAGGCGTTTACCTGAAGTGCACTGTTGCGGGTTGTGCCTTCCGATTTAAAAAATCGATCACATTAGATTACCACATTAAGTGCCATAACAGGTAAGGAGATCGTAACATATTTTCATTGCAAATTTTGCAAGTGCTGACTTAATATTCCTTTCTATTCATGTCGAtcgttatttattataaaagaagtaaactattttattacaGTGAGTCTCAACCTCAGTCAATGGCATGTCCTGAATGCAAAGCGCCGTTCACCAACTGGAACTCGTTGCATACTCACCTCTGGCGTACGCATAAAATCGACATGGAGCTATATAGCTGTGAACTGTGCAGCTTCAAAACACCTATATATTCAAGGTTACTAAACACACATTCCAAAATTCATTATGATGAACGAAATTATAAGTGTGATCAGTGCGAGAAAgctttcaaaaatacaaaacaattgaaaaatcATCGGCGTTGGCACCGCAACCATAACAAATCCACAACATCTCCATCAGCGAAGCGGGAAAGTTCAAAGAGAACAGATGTATCCGCGTCCGAAAGCAGCGGTCCAGCGCTGTTACCGCCATCATCTAGCACAAGCATATCTGATGCAACTCAAGTACCTGTAACCGCTGCGCGTAATTTTTATAGATGCAAGGACTGCGAAGCTGTTTTTTCACATCAGAAAACATTACGAGATCATCTGTGCAAGAACGCCGCCGCAGCAATACAATGCGAAGTGTGCGATCGAGTACTGACTTCACGCTCCTCCATCAAGTTGCACATGCAATCGCATGAGTCATCGCGGCGTTTTAAATGTAACATCTGTGAGTATTCTGCCAGTGACCACAATGCTTTTCGGCGACATAAAATGACACACGACAATAATGCGAAGATGTATGCTTGCGTTCACTGTGATTACAAGTCAATACAAAGCGTGGCCTATCAGGTAAGGGATAAAAACTAATTTCTATAGATTCATACGACGTTTCATAGGCAGAGTCTTAAATTGGCCctctaaattaatttaatttctctaGCTAATTTAACAGTAAATATAACGAAAAACATGAGAGGAAATAGTATTTGACAAGTGTTCAAGGTAATTGGGGCAAATCAATTTATATGACTTTTGATTCTTGAATATCACTCTATTCTActagatataataattttcgtctTTCGGTCTATCGTACactatgtaaaatatttctataaaatagtGTGACGCTGTTTTAATACTGATTTTTGTAGGTATAACTAAAAGTGTATGCTTCCTTAGCGTAAGGCTAAATATCTAATAATGTATACGGATTTCTAATGCCAcacttttataccctgaacagggtgtattaaattCGCCACGATGTTTGTACCACCCAAAAGAAAACATCGGAGAAACTGtaaagtgtatatgtatatgtaagtgatcagcatgatgagctgagtcgatttagctcaaactcaagtcctcgtattgattttttttttaattggaaagttatcttcacgaaattttgcatagataATTATCTAAGGGAACGGTTTTGCTGCCCGATCTCGCAATTTATAGTTTCCTTCTCTATTTCAATTAATCttagttaattttcatatattaagtaaaacattttatttatgttttataattatttgcttGCAGAAACATGTTCAACAAAAACATCCACAAGTGGCCGATTCCATCGTTTATAAGTGCACAATATGCCCATATACCACCATAAATAAGGGTTTATTCGACGTACATCGAGTTAAACATGAAAATAAGAATGGCAACAATGAAGCAACTACTGCAATTTCTGGTGAAAATGTAGATAGcgtagaaaaaacaacaacaaaaaaaacgaaGATAAAAGTGAAGAGCCACTTATTACTGACCACTTCGGCAGATTCGACCATGGAATTAAATGAGTTATGCTTCGATGCAGTAACTATGCCGTCATAGTCATAACTTAATGTGGTAACGTAGAAAtgttgccaaaaaaaaataaaatttttagctttggatttacttttatttgaaaaattgttgaaCTACTGTAAAttcactatgtatgtatgtaattatgtaaataGTTTAGGTTAATTAGTTTTAGCCCCAACGGCAATGCTAAGTGCAAACTTGGTTATCAGAATATATTTGCTCATACTTTATATGAAAGATTTAATGTGGTCTCAAAAaccataacaataatattttatgaaacgGTAAATTAACAGGATAAAGTAATACAACTGAATAAAATGAATGTTTGAATGATTTGAATTTTCGTTAGCATTGCCTTtgagtacatatatactagCCCTATGACATTTTTTCatctttgtatatttttaagtgTTAAGAATCTATGTAGTTAAGAGTGTATGTCGCTTGTAGATTTTAACGTGTATACCATGTATGTactgtataatattttatttgatatccttatacaatatatgagAACAGTATGatatacaacatatgtatgtgtgtaattacttgtatatttatatacatatgtgtgcacaaCAATGGTTACAAAATCGTTTCTTCTTACTAACTTAGTCAAAACATCATGCCTTATTTCCTTgtaatctattttattcaactaATTTATCGCCATAGACAATTGGCATTTCTGCCTGTAGGCGAAACAATCGTACATATGTTACCAACTTCCAATCATCAGGATCATCTCCATGCTCTGTGAAAGTCGACGAATACGAAACTAATTCTTGAGAGCCATCCATATCGAAATCGGCAATGAGCATAGAGTTCTCCTGGTTATTCAGATCCGGTTGGCATACTATTTCGTTATGATCATTTCGACAGAATTGTACAATATTGCTCTGTGAAGTGTTTTCGATACGGTAATCAGCGCCGATGAATATAACCAACATTACAGTTTCTGTAATCATGTGCATTTTGTAATTATTCAGCAGTAAATTACTGTTACTGCTACGTCGCAGACGGGTTACATTCTGTTCAGCCAGTGGCAATGTGTAGGTGTGTCGCTTTTGTATGAGATGATCAAATGCACTAAATGCCTTCGTAGGGAAGCCATGTACCCGCTCTTCGGTGTGTAATTTGTCATTACCACTTtgtctttttgttttatttgacgtgATATGGTTCTGTTTTGTAGTTTTGGTGGCATTCTCCTTGCCCATGTGAGTTTTGGCCTTTTTATTCGCAGCTGCTGCGGCATTGCGCGCATTGTTTGCATTTGCCGAGGGTTCATCCTTACTTGAAGTTCGTAGTGCGTCCTTTTGATTGTTCCACTTCCAAAATTTCATTACAAAACCTGACATTtcatttttggtgtttttgaAATGCCATTGTGCCGGCACCATGCCATACATAGCTGAATTGGTGAAGTTTCGCAAAACGGTGGTTTTATTGCCGTGTGTCTCGCGTAGCACAAAAGTAACGTTGCAATCATCTGGGCATTTGCCGCGATTTTCTACGACCAGTTCACGCCCACTGAGAGAGTAAATGTTGCGTTGCGCGTCGGTTTCTTTGCGTTGGCCGTAGTGACGATGCTGCGCAATTTTGGAAGCGGGCATAAGTTTTTGTCCGGTTGCAAtagatttatttgttattaaggCAAACAAGTCTGCTAAACTTTTCGATCGTTGTGCTTCGGTATTATTGCGCCAACAATTAAATGTAACCTTTTGATTATTCTCCAATTGCAATTTGTGCAACACATCACAATCTTGCACCTTAAAGCCATCACCCATCGGTTTGCCATTGTGGCCGGAAATTATACGTAAGAAATTTCGTTCTTCGACCCGATGATTTCCAGCACGGAGTTCACCTTTGTGCACAAGATTGCGTGTGCGCAGCTCAAAAGGGATGCTAGTTACCATTAATAACTCTAAAACGCCATCACCGTCTAAATCGGGCAGTATTACTGGGAAATCTAAAGCATCTACTCTGTGTGGAGCACGTTCTTTGTAATGCCAGTGCCATTTGCCGGAGATTGGATTTATTGCGCCCAATTCACCAAATTCATCAAGCACTAAGCAATCGGATCGCCCATTTTGATCTACGTCGATTAGTGTACAATCGATGGCTACAGGTTCGTCAACCATTTGATCGTACCAGGCTACAGCGCCAGAACTGCCAATTAGCGATATAATACCATTACGCTTGGCGTTATTGTTATTGGGGAAGAAAGCATCGCCGCGATACaggaatattaaattattttcccaACTTCGTAAGCCGCCCACCACGTGAACTCCTCCTTTCAATTCGATCTTGGTGTAATTGTTGAGCCAATTATGTGTTCGTATTTGA encodes:
- the LOC106624044 gene encoding uncharacterized protein, whose amino-acid sequence is MLHMEYPHQAIYAPLNQVITDSDEESEEEIHNSIKHSKQQIYQHQQINQNGCIVKKEPPKSLALRQLQNDLNTTHLRRNDSLISSTTGKNTLNNQRQEARPSSYTTNMQNTFRSVMMSDIGLNDQASSFSSFNSDYDERNHLDADNVAILGRDNSKDLSTHEPMTPARRCCFIFSLLLCVFAVFGFVWLVPCNKSCPAPVDQIRTHNWLNNYTKIELKGGVHVVGGLRSWENNLIFLYRGDAFFPNNNNAKRNGIISLIGSSGAVAWYDQMVDEPVAIDCTLIDVDQNGRSDCLVLDEFGELGAINPISGKWHWHYKERAPHRVDALDFPVILPDLDGDGVLELLMVTSIPFELRTRNLVHKGELRAGNHRVEERNFLRIISGHNGKPMGDGFKVQDCDVLHKLQLENNQKVTFNCWRNNTEAQRSKSLADLFALITNKSIATGQKLMPASKIAQHRHYGQRKETDAQRNIYSLSGRELVVENRGKCPDDCNVTFVLRETHGNKTTVLRNFTNSAMYGMVPAQWHFKNTKNEMSGFVMKFWKWNNQKDALRTSSKDEPSANANNARNAAAAANKKAKTHMGKENATKTTKQNHITSNKTKRQSGNDKLHTEERVHGFPTKAFSAFDHLIQKRHTYTLPLAEQNVTRLRRSSNSNLLLNNYKMHMITETVMLVIFIGADYRIENTSQSNIVQFCRNDHNEIVCQPDLNNQENSMLIADFDMDGSQELVSYSSTFTEHGDDPDDWKLVTYVRLFRLQAEMPIVYGDKLVE